A region from the Chthoniobacterales bacterium genome encodes:
- a CDS encoding helix-turn-helix transcriptional regulator produces MRYKNNIGPQVRRRRYALGWSQSDFATKLQIAGFDISRSGVSKIEARLSYVDDKTLLYLAEVLKVPVQDLFPPRTPGNRIREFMDKLETTRF; encoded by the coding sequence GTGCGCTATAAAAACAACATCGGTCCGCAGGTCCGGCGTCGTCGTTACGCGCTCGGCTGGTCGCAATCCGATTTCGCGACCAAACTGCAAATCGCCGGCTTCGATATCAGCCGGAGCGGCGTTTCAAAAATCGAAGCGCGCCTTTCGTACGTCGACGATAAGACGCTGCTCTACCTCGCAGAAGTCCTGAAGGTGCCAGTGCAGGATCTCTTCCCGCCGCGCACACCAGGCAATCGAATCCGCGAGTTTATGGACAAGCTGGAGACGACACGATTTTGA